One genomic region from Anopheles bellator chromosome 2, idAnoBellAS_SP24_06.2, whole genome shotgun sequence encodes:
- the LOC131211542 gene encoding uncharacterized protein LOC131211542, with product MAFVQLFFNIFPMLTVHATATGAATGGGSERTGKKAYLKRRQLNVAQPDYRDNNFPGVCIDEVQPWIGDEKPSHPAFETGDWTQQHPGDVPATVPDYEEQLQFYGKMRQLLDLPILFAICFVQLISFVLVLNIEECSPLVLFSWWRNKIS from the exons ATGGCATTTGTGCAGCtgtttttcaacatttttccaatGCTGACGGTCCATGCTACGGCCACTGGGGCCGCTACCGGTGGCGGTAGCGAGCGAACTGGCAAAAAGGCATACTTAAAACGCCGCCAGTTAAACGTGGCACAACCTGACTACCGTGACAACAACTTTCCCGGAGTTTGCATCGACGAAGTGCAGCCCTGGATTGGCGATGAAAAACCGTCGCACCCGGCTTTTG AAACCGGCGATTGGACGCAGCAGCACCCGGGCGATGTTCCGGCAACCGTTCCCGATTACGAGGAGCAGCTGCAGTTTTACGGCAAAATGCGCCAGCTGCTTGATCTGCCGATCCTGTTTGCGATCTGCTTCGTGCAGCTCATATCGTTTGTGCTCGTGCTCAACATTGAGGAGTGCTCACCGCTCGTTCTGTTTTCCTGGTGGCGCAACAAGATATCCTGA
- the LOC131211536 gene encoding S-adenosylmethionine decarboxylase proenzyme isoform X2: protein MAESEDMSSSSNSSSNGSREDIHFFEGVEKLLEIWFEPNPANKGADLRKIPRPMWDALLKTVRCEIISFTRNDQIDAYVLSESSMFVSKRRWILKTCGTTTPLQCFEPLLRLASEIGGYAEIEDLFYSRKNYKRPELQVSPHRGFEEEVAFLDSYFDDGRAYSLGAINRDCWHLYTLSRGGGGSNVKKRNGHIHQLHQQQQQQHHHHHLSAEQQQHELQTIESAMMMQELPDPDQTIEILMTDLDPKVMAIFTKNECSTANEATQKSGIHRLIPGMVIDDYLFDPCGYSMNGISKNGCYMTIHITPEPEFSYVSFESNLASTAYAELISRVIRTFQPGKFIVTVFANKTSPAANANREIEHLGTIDQWKRRDIQYSRFSGYDLTYAQYCKYPS from the exons ATGGCGGAATCGGAGGACATGAGTAGTAGTAGCAATAGTAGCAGTAATGGCAGCAGGGAGGATATACATTTTTTCGAAGGCGTCGAAAAGCTGCTGGAGATCTGGTTCGAGCCGAACCCAGCGAACAAGGGTGCCGATTTGCGGAAAATTCCCAG ACCGATGTGGGATGCGCTGCTGAAAACGGTGCGATGTGAAATCATTAGCTtcaccagaaacgaccagatCGATGCTTATGTGCTAAG CGAAAGCAGCATGTTTGTCTCGAAGCGGCGTTGGATTCTGAAGACATGCGGAACTACGACGCCTCTACAGTGCTTCGAGCCGCTGCTTCGTCTCGCGTCCGAGATCGGCGGTTACGCCGAGATCGAGGATCTGTTCTACTCGCGCAAGAACTACAAGCGCCCGGAGCTGCAGGTTTCGCCGCACCGCGGCTTTGAGGAGGAGGTTGCCTTCCTCGACTCGTACTTCGACGATGGGCGCGCCTACAGTCTCGGGGCGATCAACCGCGACTGCTGGCATCTTTACACGCTGAGCCGCGGGGGAGGGGGCTCCAATGTTAAGAAACGCAACGGCCACATTCAtcagctgcaccagcagcagcagcagcagcatcatcatcatcatctttcggctgagcagcagcagcatgagcTGCAGACGATTGAGTCAGCCATGATGATGCAGGAGCTGCCGGACCCAGACCAGACGATCGAAATCCTGATGACCGATCTCGATCCGAAGGTGATGGCCATTTTCACCAAGAATGAGTGCAGCACGGCCAACGAGGCTACGCAG AAATCGGGAATTCATAGACTCATTCCCGGCATGGTCATCGATGATTATCTCTTCGATCCGTGCGGCTATTCCATGAATGGCATTTCGAAGAAT GGATGCTACATGACCATCCACATCACTCCGGAGCCGGAATTTTCGTACGTAAGCTTCGAGAGCAACCTTGCGTCGACGGCGTACGCCGAGCTTATTTCGCGCGTCATTCGCACTTTCCAGCCGGGAAAGTTCATTGTGACTGTGTTTGCGAATAAG ACATCACCGGCCGCTAACGCGAACCGCGAGATTGAACATCTGGGAACCATCGACCAGTGGAAGCGTCGCGATATCCAATATTCGCGCTTTTCGGGCTACGACCTTACGTACGCCCAATACTGCAAATACCCTAGCTGA
- the LOC131208767 gene encoding BLOC-1-related complex subunit 6: protein MADHRNRRRNPFVADQNVLRSDEPMEDHEGQDPENPCDGPLTAMTESYSEIAYTHNLFAGSGPDETDGAASNGNQPDGSSSSSSSSQTKKRPDSLVCDSRKASFPYNLEGTVRVDGNMTHFVAENLEYKIKLASPVTVTRKDSCNLSSSRQSTPSAATAGPSGIAHLALPGSGPFRGHSSAYHQHGHSAGSSVDPNVLNEIEREAQALAASVDNLSESLCSVLHSISAITADNVEIYKNAVTKLTDCMDANIKCMYTIMAKAEEISKTIKPAEALAVRIREIKRLVDMLESNL, encoded by the exons ATGGCGGACCACCGTAATCGGCGAAGAAACCCGTTCGTTGCGGATCAGAACGTACTCCGGAGCGACGAACCAATGGAAGATCACGAAGGCCAGGATCCAGAGAATCCCTGCGACGGACCACTCACAGCGATGACCGAATCGTACAGCGAAATTGCCTATACCCACAACCTTTTCGCTGGCTCTGGGCCAGACGAAACGGACGGGGCAGCCAGCAACGGCAACCAGCCGGATGgatcgtcttcttcgtcgtcctcatcaCAGACGAAAAAGCGTCCCGATTCGCTGGTTTGCGATAGTCGGAAAG CTTCCTTCCCGTACAATCTGGAAGGTACGGTTCGCGTGGACGGTAACATGACACACTTTGTAGCAGAAAACTTGGAGTACAAAATAAAGCTCGCCAGTCCGGTGACGGTTACACGGAAAGATTCCTGCAACCTCTCCAGCTCCCGCCAGAGTACCCCGTCGGCGGCTACGGCGGGCCCCAGTGGCATCGCGCATCTTGCGCTTCCCGGAAGCGGGCCCTTTCGTGGCCATTCATCCGCCTACCATCAGCACGGCCATTCGGCAGGCTCCTCCGTCGATCCGAACGTGCtgaacgaaatcgaaagggAGGCCCAAGCGTTGGCCGCTTCGGTGGACAATCTGTCGGAAAGTTTGTGCAGCGTGCTGCACTCGATCTCGGCAATCACTGCGGACAACGTGGAGATCTACAAGAACGCCGTGACGAAGCTGACGGACTGCATGGACGCCAACATCAAGTGCATGTACACGATCATGGCAAAGGCGGAGGAGATCTCTAAAACGATTAAACCGGCGGAAGCGTTAGCAGTGCGCAT ccGCGAAATTAAACGACTAGTCGACATGCTTGAAAGCAACCTCTAG
- the LOC131208766 gene encoding fatty-acid amide hydrolase 2, producing the protein MARSRLLVRLFAIFHLLIDKVLYVILKRYWGPSKQRCPALQRKRMIVTYSAVELARMIRQRDVSCYEVVSAFIDRLNEVNPLINAVLDGPFVDALDEARRIDEQLQQGLIDETELAAKPFLGVPFTTKDSTAVKDRLHTLGILARRTVRSNNDAECVRLMKEAGGIIIATTSIPEINRWQETRNNIIGQTNNPYDNRRTVGGSSGGEGALLAACATAIGLGTDIGGSIRMPAFYCGVYGHKPTTGVVNTRGCSLRTGREPSTMVVAGPMTRYATDLLPAMKVLVGPQTAAALRLNEPTDIRKLRYFFIDESGDIKCSAVQPQLKQAMNRVVQHFATNIVPETGVRRVKLIGTDHTTNMWRYWMTQEPANFATLLGNGKPVNPLLELVKKLTGRSDFTMASVYSLMDTLLPQEREDIMRELTRRCDQELTELLGDDGVLFYHSTTHTAPYHYAAFVNVYNFSYWCLFNVLHVPATQVPLGLDADGLPLGIQVVASRNRDRHCLAVAEEIERVFNGHIPPFIVE; encoded by the exons ATGGCACGCTCCCGACTGCTGGTGCgcctttttgccatttttcacctGCTGATCGATAAGGTTCTTTACGTGATCCTCAAGCGGTACTGGGGACCCAGCAAACAGCGATGTCCAGCGCTGCAGCGCAAGCGCATGATCGTGACGTACAGTGCGGTCGAACTGGCCAGAATGATTCGCCAGCGCGACGTTTCTTGCTACGAAGTGGTCAGTGCTTTTATCGATCGGCTGAACGAGGTGAATCCGCTGATCAACGCCGTTCTAGACGGGCCGTTTGTGGACGCTCTCGACGAAGCCCGGCGCATCGACGAACAGTTACAGCAAGGTTTGATCGATGAAACGGAACTGGCGGCCAAACCGTTCCTCGGAGTACCGTTCACGACCAAGGACAGTACGGCCGTCAAGGATCGGTTGCACACGCTTGGGATCCTTGCCCGGCGCACCGTTAGGTCAAACAACGATGCCGAATGCGTGCGATTGATGAAGGAAGCGGGTGGCATTATCATCGCGACCACGAGCATTCCAGAAATTAATCGCTG GCAAGAAACACGGAACAACATCATTGGGCAGACGAACAATCCTTACGACAATCGGCGCACAGTGGGCGGATCGAGTGGCGGAGAAGGAGCCCTTTTGGCCGCCTGTGCAACTGCAATTGGCTTAG GAACGGATATTGGAGGTTCGATTCGGATGCCGGCATTCTACTGTGGCGTTTACGGTCACAAACCAACGACGGGAGTGGTCAACACTCGCGGTTGCTCGCTTCGTACAGGCCGGGAACCCTCCACCATGGTCGTCGCTGGGCCGATGACACGCTACGCGACCGATCTACTGCCTGCCATGAAGGTCCTTGTCGGTCCGCAAACAGCAGCCGCACTCAGACTGAACGAACCGACGGATATACGTAAGCTGCGGTACTTCTTTATCGACGAATCCGGTGACATCAAGTGCAGTGCCGTGCAGCCGCAGCTGAAACAGGCGATGAATCGCGTCGTGCAGCACTTTGCAACCAACATCGTGCCAGAAACCGGAGTCCGGCGTGTAAAGTTGATCGGAACCGACCATACGACCAACATGTGGCGATACTGGATGACACAGGAACCGGCCAACTTTGCTACACTGCTCGGCAATGGGAAACCCGTCAATCCGCTGTTGGAGCTGGTCAAAAAGCTCACTGGCCGCAGTGATTTTACGATGGCATCGGTCTACTCGCTAATGGATACGCTGCTGCCGCAAGAACGTGAGGATATCATGAGAGAGCTGACCCGTCGCTGCGATCAGGAGCTGACGGAGCTGCTTGGGGACGACGGAGTACTGTTTTATCACAGCACCACGCACACCGCCCCTTACCACTATGCCGCGTTTGTAAACGTTTACAACTTTAGCTACTGGTGTTTGTTCAATGTGTTGCATGTTCCGGCAACCCAAGTGCCGCTGGGTCTGGATGCAGATGGCTTACCGCTCGGAATACAGGTGGTGGCGTCGCGAAACCGTGATCGCCACTgtctggcggtggccgaagagATTGAGCGAGTTTTCAATGGGCACATTCCACCGTTTATTGTTGAATAA
- the LOC131211536 gene encoding S-adenosylmethionine decarboxylase proenzyme isoform X1 — protein MAESEDMSSSSNSSSNGSREDIHFFEGVEKLLEIWFEPNPANKGADLRKIPRPMWDALLKTVRCEIISFTRNDQIDAYVLSESSMFVSKRRWILKTCGTTTPLQCFEPLLRLASEIGGYAEIEDLFYSRKNYKRPELQVSPHRGFEEEVAFLDSYFDDGRAYSLGAINRDCWHLYTLSRGGGGSNVKKRNGHIHQLHQQQQQQHHHHHLSAEQQQHELQTIESAMMMQELPDPDQTIEILMTDLDPKVMAIFTKNECSTANEATQKSGIHRLIPGMVIDDYLFDPCGYSMNGISKNCGKKYKEGCYMTIHITPEPEFSYVSFESNLASTAYAELISRVIRTFQPGKFIVTVFANKTSPAANANREIEHLGTIDQWKRRDIQYSRFSGYDLTYAQYCKYPS, from the exons ATGGCGGAATCGGAGGACATGAGTAGTAGTAGCAATAGTAGCAGTAATGGCAGCAGGGAGGATATACATTTTTTCGAAGGCGTCGAAAAGCTGCTGGAGATCTGGTTCGAGCCGAACCCAGCGAACAAGGGTGCCGATTTGCGGAAAATTCCCAG ACCGATGTGGGATGCGCTGCTGAAAACGGTGCGATGTGAAATCATTAGCTtcaccagaaacgaccagatCGATGCTTATGTGCTAAG CGAAAGCAGCATGTTTGTCTCGAAGCGGCGTTGGATTCTGAAGACATGCGGAACTACGACGCCTCTACAGTGCTTCGAGCCGCTGCTTCGTCTCGCGTCCGAGATCGGCGGTTACGCCGAGATCGAGGATCTGTTCTACTCGCGCAAGAACTACAAGCGCCCGGAGCTGCAGGTTTCGCCGCACCGCGGCTTTGAGGAGGAGGTTGCCTTCCTCGACTCGTACTTCGACGATGGGCGCGCCTACAGTCTCGGGGCGATCAACCGCGACTGCTGGCATCTTTACACGCTGAGCCGCGGGGGAGGGGGCTCCAATGTTAAGAAACGCAACGGCCACATTCAtcagctgcaccagcagcagcagcagcagcatcatcatcatcatctttcggctgagcagcagcagcatgagcTGCAGACGATTGAGTCAGCCATGATGATGCAGGAGCTGCCGGACCCAGACCAGACGATCGAAATCCTGATGACCGATCTCGATCCGAAGGTGATGGCCATTTTCACCAAGAATGAGTGCAGCACGGCCAACGAGGCTACGCAG AAATCGGGAATTCATAGACTCATTCCCGGCATGGTCATCGATGATTATCTCTTCGATCCGTGCGGCTATTCCATGAATGGCATTTCGAAGAAT TgtggaaaaaaatacaaaGAG GGATGCTACATGACCATCCACATCACTCCGGAGCCGGAATTTTCGTACGTAAGCTTCGAGAGCAACCTTGCGTCGACGGCGTACGCCGAGCTTATTTCGCGCGTCATTCGCACTTTCCAGCCGGGAAAGTTCATTGTGACTGTGTTTGCGAATAAG ACATCACCGGCCGCTAACGCGAACCGCGAGATTGAACATCTGGGAACCATCGACCAGTGGAAGCGTCGCGATATCCAATATTCGCGCTTTTCGGGCTACGACCTTACGTACGCCCAATACTGCAAATACCCTAGCTGA